One Dromiciops gliroides isolate mDroGli1 chromosome 3, mDroGli1.pri, whole genome shotgun sequence DNA segment encodes these proteins:
- the PPP1R2 gene encoding protein phosphatase inhibitor 2 → MAASAASHRPIKGILKNKGVTDGPDGLAAPAAGSSAAPAAGSAPSDEDLGKKSQKWDEMNILATYHPADKDYGLMKIDEPSTPYHSMIGDNDDDALSDSETNETLTPEVLARKLSAAEGSEPKFLVRDEESSEEEEDLTPEEQEKRRQFEMKRKLHYNEGLNIKLARQLISKELRGDTEDEEEDEMRAGKSNECQRQSDVP, encoded by the exons ATGGCGGCCTCAGCGGCCTCGCACCGGCCCATCAAGGGGATCCTGAAGAACAAGGGCGTCACCGACGGCCCCGACGGCCTGGCCGCGCCCGCCGCCGGCTCCTCGGCCGCGCCCGCCGCCGGCTCCGCGCCCAGCGACGAGGACTTGGG TAAAAAATCCCAGAAGTGGGATGAGATGAATATCCTCGCCACCTATCATCCAGCAGACAAAGATTATGGCCTAATGAAAATAGATGAGCCCAGCACTCCCTACCACag TATGATTGGGGACAATGATGATGACGCCCTGAGTGACTCAGAAACGAACGAAACCCTGACCCCAGAAGTCCTAGCCCGCAA GTTATCGGCTGCTGAAGGCTCTGAGCCAAAGTTTCTCGTTCGCGATGAAGAAAGtagtgaagaggaagaagaccTGACACCTGAAGAACAAG AAAAAAGGCGTCAGtttgaaatgaagagaaaactTCACTACAACGAAGGCCTCAATATTAAGCTGGCCAGGCAGCTCATTTCCAAAGAACTTCGGGGGGACacagaggatgaggaggaagacgAGATGC GAGCTGGTAAGAGCAACGAGTGCCAGAGGCAATCAGATGTTCCCTAG
- the APOD gene encoding apolipoprotein D, translating to MVVLLLLSVLVGFSSVADGQGVHLGWCPEPPVQENFDTHKYLGRWYEIEKIAVSFEKGSCIQANYSLKENGKIKVLNQEIRPDGSVNQVEGEATQANITEPAKLGIKFFWLMPTAPYWVLATDYENYALVYSCTTFIWLFHVDYAWILARRPHLPQAVVNQLRGILTANGIDIEKMMPTDQMNCPEFL from the exons atggtggtgctgctgctgctctctGTCCTTGTGGGCTTCTCCAGCGTGGCAGATGGCCAAGGGGTCCACCTTGGCTGGTGTCCTGAGCCCCCTGTCCAGGAGAACTTTGACACCCATAAG TACCTCGGAAGGTGGTACGAGATTGAAAAGATCGCTGTCAGTTTTGAGAAGGGAAGCTGCATCCAGGCCAATTATTCCCTGAAGGAAAACGGGAAGATCAAAGTGCTCAATCAGGAGATCCG GCCTGACGGGAGTGTGAACCAGGTGGAGGGGGAGGCCACCCAGGCCAACATCACGGAGCCCGCCAAACTGGGAATCAAGTTTTTCTGGT TGATGCCCACTGCTCCCTACTGGGTCCTGGCCACGGACTATGAGAACTATGCCCTCGTGTACTCCTGCACCACCTTCATCTGGCTCTTCCACGTGGACTATGCCTGGATTCTGGCAAGGCGCCCACACCTCCCACAGGCGGTGGTGAACCAGCTGAGGGGCATCCTCACTGCCAACGGTATTGATATTGAGAAGATGATGCCCACCGACCAGATGAACTGCCCCGAGTTTCTCTAG